A single region of the Populus nigra chromosome 2, ddPopNigr1.1, whole genome shotgun sequence genome encodes:
- the LOC133682259 gene encoding F-box/kelch-repeat protein At5g43190-like, producing MMPKSLQSPSRLPEMDPAIWSRLPEELLEHVLSFLPLKTFLNLRSTSKHFKSLLFSPSFMSKHTASGSPFSSFLLLSHPQFFQQFPLYDSIVGSWRNLALSLSLLLPGTGSNVSPSCTLLSSSNGLICFSLPSSCSLLVCNFVAKSSRIVEFPSHPFTFESFVFVSMSFGYKIFVLCSKFSSNSVFVYDSKVHSWQKFDRFEPILGDNYRQEGVFFKGSLYFTTSEPFSIVCFDLESGRWGRLDNELPEDVTFVRLVSDGEKKLYLIGGVGRNGISRSMKLWELDGERNWIEVESLPEMMCKKFLSVCYHNYERVYCFLHEGMICICCYTWPEILYYKVSRRTWHWLPKCPSLPEKWSCGFRWFSFVPELYALV from the coding sequence ATGATGCCTAAGAGTCTACAGTCTCCATCAAGATTACCAGAGATGGATCCAGCAATCTGGAGCCGTCTACCGGAGGAGCTACTGGAGCATGTTCTATCTTTCTTACCTTTAAAAACGTTCTTGAATTTGAGATCAACTAGTAAGCATTTCAAGTCTCTTCTGTTTTCTCCCTCTTTCATGTCCAAACACACAGCTTCTGGCtctcctttctcttcttttctcttgctTTCTCACCCTCAGTTTTTCCAGCAATTCCCTCTGTATGATTCTATTGTTGGCTCCTGGCGAAACTTGGCTTTATCACTCTCTCTTTTATTACCTGGTACTGGCTCTAATGTTTCACCATCTTGTACACTTCTTTCATCATCTAACGGGCTCATTTGTTTCTCTCTTCCTAGTTCATGTTCATTACTTGTGTGCAACTTCGTGGCTAAATCTTCAAGGATTGTGGAATTCCCAAGCCATCCTTTTACTTTTGAGTCATTTGTTTTCGTGTCCATGTCATTTGGATACAAGATTTTTGTGCTATGTTCGAAGTTCTCTTCAAattctgtttttgtttatgATTCAAAAGTCCACTCTTGGCAAAAGTTCGATCGCTTTGAGCCAATTTTAGGTGACAATTATCGTCAAGAAGGCGTGTTCTTTAAAGGGTCGTTGTATTTTACCACCTCAGAGCCATTTTCTATAGTGTGCTTTGATTTGGAGAGTGGAAGGTGGGGGCGATTAGACAATGAATTGCCAGAGGACGTTACATTTGTTAGGTTGGTGAGTGATGGTGAGAAGAAGCTCTATTTGATTGGTGGAGTTGGGAGAAATGGGATTTCAAGAAGCATGAAATTGTGGGAATTGGATGGTGAAAGGAATTGGATCGAAGTAGAAAGTTTGCCTGAAATGATGTGTAAGAAGTTTTTATCAGTTTGTTACCACAACTACGAGCGTGTTTACTGCTTTTTGCATGAGGGGATGATCTGTATTTGCTGCTATACATGGCCAGAGATATTGTATTACAAGGTGTCAAGGAGGACTTGGCATTGGCTCCCTAAATGCCCTTCATTGCCTGAGAAGTGGAGCTGTGGCTTCAGGTGGTTTTCTTTTGTTCCAGAGCTGTATGCTCTAGTTTGA
- the LOC133682689 gene encoding protein NPGR1-like, with protein sequence MLCACSGEQFKLDEPPQSPESLATRDFSASGLSSRTTGDRDSKLEDFQVDEAESTLKEALSLNYEEARALLGRLEYQRGNFDAALQVFQGIDISGLAPKMIKAIVERIQYRKPRSKGEIVPPSVMSMHSVSLLVEAILLKAKSLEELAQYREAAKECGIILDIVESALPNGIPEGIGENCKLEEMFHKALELLPALWTKAGLLDEAIASYRRVLIRPWNLNPQKLAGVQKELASMFLYSAVEATLPPQLQLQGLASPQSNIEEAILLLLVLMSKVACGEIAWDEEIMDHLTYALSIVGQFELLAEHVEQALPGIYNRAERWYLLALCYSAAGQNEAALNLLKKVSGCSESKNKPHIPSFLLGAKLCSQDSKHAHEGINFARKVLDLADHQNQHFIGQAHKFLGVCHGNAARISLSDSERVLLHKESLNSLNNAALNRKEDPEVMYSLGLENMLQRNLGAAFENAIVCTEMMAGNPVKGWKLLALVVSAEQRFRDAQTVVEIALDEAGRIDQFELLRLKAILQIAQEQPKQAIETYRILLSLIQAQRDSQAKNPEQAHIFNSEALAERNLELAAWQDLADIYTKIGSWSDAKICVDKAKLMELHSPRSWHVTGMLFEAQSLHKEALVSFSIALSVEPDYIPSIVATAEVLMKLGTQSFSIARSFLMHALRLDPTNHEAWLNLGLISKMEGSLKQAAEFFQAAHELKLSAPIQSFL encoded by the exons ATGTTGTGTGCTTGCTCAGGAGAGCAATTCAAACTTGATGAACCACCGCAGTCACCGGAGTCGCTGGCAACAAGGGATTTCTCGGCGAGTGGGCTTTCGTCGAGGACAACCGGAGACCGGGATTCTAAACTTGAGGATTTCCAAGTGGATGAAGCTGAATCTACTCTCAAAGAGGCTCTCTCATTGAATTATGAG GAAGCAAGGGCATTGTTAGGGAGACTTGAATATCAGAGAGGGAACTTTGATGCAGCCCTTCAGGTATTCCAGGGTATTGACATCAGTGGTTTGGCCCCCAAAATGATTAAGgcaattgttgaaagaattcAGTATAGAAAGCCGCGTTCCAAAGGTGAAATTGTGCCTCCAAGTGTGATGTCTATGCATTCAGTGAGTCTTCTTGTTGAAGCAATCTTGCTAAAAGCTAAATCACTCGAGGAACTTGCGCAGTATAGAG AGGCTGCAAAGGAATGCGGAATTATTTTGGACATAGTTGAATCAGCACTACCCAATGGCATTCCTGAAGGCATTGGTGAAAACTGCAAGCTGGAGGAGATGTTTCACAAAGCATTAGAGTTGCTACCTGCTCTGTGGACAAAGGCGGGCTTGCTCGACGAAGCTATTGCTTCATATCGTAGGGTTCTCATCAGGCCATGGAATTTGAACCCACAGAAGTTGGCTGGAGTGCAAAAGGAATTAGCTTCTATGTTCCTTTATAGTGCTGTTGAAGCAACACTTCCCCCTCAGTTACAGCTACAGGGTCTTGCTAGCCCCCAGAGTAACATAGAGGAAGCAATTCTCTTGTTATTAGTACTCATGAGTAAGGTGGCTTGTGGGGAAATAGCGTGGGATGAAGAAATCATGGACCATCTGACTTATGCACTCTCAATTGTGGGGCAATTTGAGTTATTAGCTGAGCATGTGGAGCAGGCCCTTCCAGGTATCTATAACCGAGCTGAGAGATGGTACCTTCTTGCTCTTTGTTACAGTGCTGCAGGTCAGAACGAAGCAGCTCTGAACCTGCTAAAGAAAGTTTCTGGTTGTTCAGAATCAAAGAACAAACCACATATCCCTTCCTTTTTGTTGGGAGCGAAGTTGTGTTCCCAAGACTCAAAGCATGCCCATGAAGGCATAAATTTTGCTCGTAAGGTTCTTGACTTGGCTGATCATcaaaatcaacatttcattgGTCAGGCACACAAGTTCCTTGGTGTTTGCCATGGGAATGCTGCAAGAATTTCCTTGTCTGATTCTGAAAGAGTTCTTTTACATAAAGAGTCTTTGAACTCTCTAAATAATGCAGCATTAAATAGGAAGGAGGATCCAGAAGTGATGTACAGCCTTGGGCTGGAAAACATGCTGCAGAGGAACCTGGGTGCTGCCTTTGAAAATGCAATTGTGTGCACTGAAATGATGGCTGGAAACCCAGTAAAAGGTTGGAAGTTACTGGCCCTTGTAGTTTCCGCGGAGCAACGGTTCAGAGATGCTCAAACAGTTGTGGAGATTGCTTTGGATGAGGCTGGGAGGATAGATCAATTTGAACTTCTTAGGTTGAAGGCTATACTACAAATTGCTCAGGAACAGCCCAAGCAAGCAATAGAAACATATAGAATATTGCTGTCTCTTATTCAAGCACAGCGGGATAGCCAAGCCAAGAACCCTGAACAAGCGCATATCTTTAATTCTGAG GCACTTGCAGAAAGAAACTTGGAACTGGCAGCATGGCAAGATTTGGCAGACATTTACACAAAAATTGGCTCATGGAGTGATGCCAAAATTTGTGTGGACAAAGCCAAGTTAATGGAGCTTCACTCTCCTAGAAGTTGGCACGTGACAG GAATGTTATTTGAAGCTCAATCACTGCACAAAGAAGCCCTTGTTTCCTTCTCGATTGCATTGTCGGTGGAACCGGATTATATACCAAGCATTGTTGCAACAGCAGAAGTCTTGATGAAGCTTGGTACTCAGTCATTTTCCATTGCCAGAAGCTTTTTAATGCATGCGTTGAGATTGGACCCCACAAATCACGAAGCATGGTTAAATCTTGGGTTGATTTCAAAAATGGAAGGCTCTTTAAAACAAGCGGCAGAATTTTTTCAAGCTGCACATGAACTCAAGCTGTCAGCTCCCATTCAAAGTTTTCTGTGA
- the LOC133681427 gene encoding WD repeat-containing protein ATCSA-1 isoform X2: MWREIRDREAGKTRPNSFRNRVSSSRISNLQLSNYKDVVSPHRGSINSLQVDLTEGRYLLSGASDASASVFDIQHATDFEGGGEGALIAKHKSLINIDKQHQNGHKFAISSAIWYPIDTGLFVTGSYDHYIKVWDTNSTQMVINFKLPGKVYRTAMSPLATSHMLIAAGTEDVQVRLCDIASGAFAHTLSGHRVEWSTSSEWVLVTGGCDGAIRFWDIRRAGCFLVLDQSQSQLGRRPPVLARSALSKVSTSKALSKGQNLLGKPRMPQKKSGGGNGIKHSPLGQVPAKGYLKQRLHPGMLSSQDRATAHYGAVTGLKITEDGMYLLSAGSDSRIRLWDVESGRNTLVNFETARLQTSKPIQLATAQDSNLVFVPCMTSVKAFDVWSGKTYVTFRGHYEYVNCCWFSSQDQELYTGGNDRQILVWSPARLIPNEDASPAEDQDNWSD, translated from the exons ATGTGGAGGGAAATCAGAGACAGAGAAGCGGGCAAAACCCGCCCCAATTCATTCAGGAACCGGGTCAGTTCCTCCAGGATCTCTAATCTTCAACTCTCCAATTACAAAGACGTTGTCTCCCCTCACAGAGGTTCCATCAACTCTCTTCAG GTTGATTTGACAGAGGGGAGATACTTATTATCCGGGGCATCAGATGCATCAGCTTCTGTTTTTGATATTCAACATGCCACGGATTTTGAAGGGGGAGGAGAAGGAGCTCTTATTGCCAAGCACAagtctttaattaatattgacAAGCAACATCAAAATGGTCATAAATTTGCCATATCTTCTGCTATTTGGTATCCAATTGACACGGGCCTATTTGTTACTGGTTCTTATGATCATTATATTAAAGTTTGGGATACAAATTCCACCCAG ATGGTTATCAATTTCAAATTGCCTGGAAAAGTGTATAGAACTGCAATGTCTCCGTTGGCAACTTCTCATATGTTAATAGCCGCTGGAACTGAAGATGTTCAAGTTCGACTCTGTGATATTGCTTCGGGGGCATTTGCGCATACGCTATCTGGTCATCGTG TGGAATGGTCTACTTCAAGTGAATGGGTTCTGGTTACTGGGGGATGTGACGGTGCCATACGGTTTTGGGATATCAGGCGTGCTGgatgttttcttgttttggatCAGTCCCAGTCTCAGCTTGGCAGACGGCCACCTGTGCTTGCACGATCTGCCTTGAGTAAG GTTTCAACTTCAAAGGCACTATCTAAAGGCCAAAATCTCCTTGGAAAACCAAGGATGCCTCAAAAGAAATCTGGTGGTGGGAATGGAATAAAGCATTCACCTCTTGGTCAAGTTCCAGCCAAGGGATATCTCAAGCAACGATTACATCCAGGGATGTTGTCAAGTCAGGATCGTGCCACTGCACATTATGGTGCTGTTACTGGTTTAAAAATAACTGAAGATGGCATGTATCTTCTAAGTGCAG GATCAGATTCAAGAATAAGgttgtgggatgtcgaatcagGCCGCAATACCCTTGTGAACTTTGAAACTGCACGCTTACAAACTAGCAAGCCAATTCAGTTGGCCACAGCTCAGGATTCAAATCTCGTTTTTGTTCCATGCATGACCTCTGTGAAA GCATTTGATGTTTGGTCGGGTAAGACGTATGTGACATTTCGTGGCCATTACGAGTATGTGAACTGTTGCTGGTTTAGTTCTCAAGATCAG GAACTGTACACAGGTGGCAATGATAGACAAATTCTAGTTTGGTCCCCGGCCAGATTGATTCCCAACGAG GATGCAAGTCCAGCTGAGGATCAAGATAACTGGAGCGATTGA
- the LOC133681427 gene encoding WD repeat-containing protein ATCSA-1 isoform X1, with protein sequence MWREIRDREAGKTRPNSFRNRVSSSRISNLQLSNYKDVVSPHRGSINSLQVDLTEGRYLLSGASDASASVFDIQHATDFEGGGEGALIAKHKSLINIDKQHQNGHKFAISSAIWYPIDTGLFVTGSYDHYIKVWDTNSTQMVINFKLPGKVYRTAMSPLATSHMLIAAGTEDVQVRLCDIASGAFAHTLSGHRDGVMTVEWSTSSEWVLVTGGCDGAIRFWDIRRAGCFLVLDQSQSQLGRRPPVLARSALSKVSTSKALSKGQNLLGKPRMPQKKSGGGNGIKHSPLGQVPAKGYLKQRLHPGMLSSQDRATAHYGAVTGLKITEDGMYLLSAGSDSRIRLWDVESGRNTLVNFETARLQTSKPIQLATAQDSNLVFVPCMTSVKAFDVWSGKTYVTFRGHYEYVNCCWFSSQDQELYTGGNDRQILVWSPARLIPNEDASPAEDQDNWSD encoded by the exons ATGTGGAGGGAAATCAGAGACAGAGAAGCGGGCAAAACCCGCCCCAATTCATTCAGGAACCGGGTCAGTTCCTCCAGGATCTCTAATCTTCAACTCTCCAATTACAAAGACGTTGTCTCCCCTCACAGAGGTTCCATCAACTCTCTTCAG GTTGATTTGACAGAGGGGAGATACTTATTATCCGGGGCATCAGATGCATCAGCTTCTGTTTTTGATATTCAACATGCCACGGATTTTGAAGGGGGAGGAGAAGGAGCTCTTATTGCCAAGCACAagtctttaattaatattgacAAGCAACATCAAAATGGTCATAAATTTGCCATATCTTCTGCTATTTGGTATCCAATTGACACGGGCCTATTTGTTACTGGTTCTTATGATCATTATATTAAAGTTTGGGATACAAATTCCACCCAG ATGGTTATCAATTTCAAATTGCCTGGAAAAGTGTATAGAACTGCAATGTCTCCGTTGGCAACTTCTCATATGTTAATAGCCGCTGGAACTGAAGATGTTCAAGTTCGACTCTGTGATATTGCTTCGGGGGCATTTGCGCATACGCTATCTGGTCATCGTG ATGGTGTTATGACAGTGGAATGGTCTACTTCAAGTGAATGGGTTCTGGTTACTGGGGGATGTGACGGTGCCATACGGTTTTGGGATATCAGGCGTGCTGgatgttttcttgttttggatCAGTCCCAGTCTCAGCTTGGCAGACGGCCACCTGTGCTTGCACGATCTGCCTTGAGTAAG GTTTCAACTTCAAAGGCACTATCTAAAGGCCAAAATCTCCTTGGAAAACCAAGGATGCCTCAAAAGAAATCTGGTGGTGGGAATGGAATAAAGCATTCACCTCTTGGTCAAGTTCCAGCCAAGGGATATCTCAAGCAACGATTACATCCAGGGATGTTGTCAAGTCAGGATCGTGCCACTGCACATTATGGTGCTGTTACTGGTTTAAAAATAACTGAAGATGGCATGTATCTTCTAAGTGCAG GATCAGATTCAAGAATAAGgttgtgggatgtcgaatcagGCCGCAATACCCTTGTGAACTTTGAAACTGCACGCTTACAAACTAGCAAGCCAATTCAGTTGGCCACAGCTCAGGATTCAAATCTCGTTTTTGTTCCATGCATGACCTCTGTGAAA GCATTTGATGTTTGGTCGGGTAAGACGTATGTGACATTTCGTGGCCATTACGAGTATGTGAACTGTTGCTGGTTTAGTTCTCAAGATCAG GAACTGTACACAGGTGGCAATGATAGACAAATTCTAGTTTGGTCCCCGGCCAGATTGATTCCCAACGAG GATGCAAGTCCAGCTGAGGATCAAGATAACTGGAGCGATTGA